One window from the genome of Candidatus Didemnitutus sp. encodes:
- a CDS encoding TolC family protein codes for MKTFRLSLLLPLLGVAASAATDLPPLPRPLTLEISLDYALAHSPTLLRTREQIREQEGVLVTASAARLPSVTAASSAARYDEHRLESPLADDRAWSVSVTASQVIYAGGSLQAQQRAQRAQLDAARLAFNAAVSDTLLGVRQQFYDVLLAREVIAVREEALKVLENELAYARSRRDAGTGSDFDLLRAEVAVANARPGLIRARNSYKIAQEKLRTTLGATSTPAGDLAVQGTLVVPARDVALADAVSAARAHRPELQQQERLVQAADQAVTGARSGYQPTVSAVGGYAWSSPSLTTTAGNLHGWSAGLQASWNIFDSKATAGKVTQARARAQQSRFALEERQLAVELEVRTAHASLVEASEVLQASEQVVTQARESLRLAQTRYQAGLSTQLDVLSAQSSLTEARSNLAQAQHDYAVALASLQRATGAPGV; via the coding sequence ATGAAAACTTTCCGTCTCTCTCTTCTCCTGCCGCTGCTCGGCGTCGCCGCTTCCGCCGCAACCGATCTCCCGCCACTGCCGCGTCCGCTCACCCTCGAAATCTCGCTCGACTACGCGCTCGCGCACAGCCCCACGCTCCTCCGCACCCGCGAACAAATCCGCGAGCAGGAAGGCGTGCTCGTCACCGCCAGCGCCGCCCGCTTGCCGAGCGTCACCGCAGCCAGCAGCGCCGCGCGCTACGACGAACACCGCCTCGAATCGCCGCTCGCCGACGACCGCGCGTGGAGCGTGAGCGTCACCGCCTCGCAGGTCATCTACGCCGGCGGCAGCCTGCAGGCGCAGCAACGCGCGCAGCGCGCCCAGCTCGACGCCGCGCGCCTCGCGTTCAACGCCGCCGTGAGCGACACGCTGCTCGGCGTCCGCCAGCAATTCTACGACGTGCTGCTCGCCCGCGAGGTCATCGCCGTGCGCGAAGAGGCGTTGAAGGTGCTGGAAAACGAGCTCGCTTACGCGCGCAGCCGCCGCGATGCCGGCACCGGTTCCGACTTCGACCTGTTGCGCGCCGAGGTTGCCGTCGCCAACGCGCGCCCGGGCCTCATTCGCGCGCGCAACAGCTACAAGATCGCGCAGGAAAAACTCCGCACGACGCTCGGCGCCACCTCGACGCCCGCCGGCGACCTCGCTGTGCAGGGCACGCTCGTCGTCCCGGCGCGCGACGTCGCCCTCGCCGACGCCGTCTCCGCCGCACGCGCGCACCGGCCGGAGCTGCAACAGCAGGAACGCCTCGTGCAAGCGGCCGATCAAGCGGTCACCGGCGCCCGCAGCGGCTATCAGCCGACGGTGAGCGCCGTCGGCGGCTACGCGTGGTCGTCGCCCTCGCTCACCACGACCGCCGGCAATCTGCACGGCTGGTCCGCGGGCTTGCAGGCGAGTTGGAACATCTTCGATTCAAAAGCCACCGCCGGCAAAGTCACCCAAGCCCGCGCCCGCGCGCAGCAATCGCGTTTCGCCCTCGAGGAGCGACAGCTCGCCGTCGAACTCGAAGTCCGCACCGCGCACGCCAGCCTGGTCGAAGCATCGGAGGTGCTTCAGGCCTCCGAGCAAGTCGTCACGCAGGCGCGCGAAAGCCTCCGTCTCGCCCAGACGCGCTACCAAGCCGGTCTCTCCACACAGCTCGATGTGCTCTCGGCCCAGTCGTCGCTGACGGAGGCCCGCTCGAATCTCGCGCAAGCGCAGCACGACTACGCCGTCGCGCTCGCCAGCCTGCAACGCGCCACCGGCGCGCCCGGCGTGTGA
- a CDS encoding efflux RND transporter permease subunit — protein MRFTDLFIRRPILATVVNLFLLLGGWLAFKAMVVRQYPQTNNAVVKVTTSYPGASADLIRGYITTPLEREIASADGLDYVESVSGPNVSVITAKLRLNYDPNAALTQITSKVNRVRSELPAAAEDPIFDVAVGETTASMYLSFSSETLAANQITDYLVRVVQPKLSTVEGVQKVDILGGRTFAMRIWLKDDRMAALGLSAATVRAKLASQNYLSAVGQTKGAMISVNLTAKTDLHTAEEFRQIVIAEKDGRIVRLGDIADVVLGAEDYSSNLTFNGLTATGMSISVLPTANSIDVIKRVRAVWPDLVSQFPTGLQANILYDATEFINSSISEVIHTLVEAMIIVIIVIYLFLGSFRSVVIPIVAIPLSLVGCGILMLAMGFSINLLTLLAMVLAIGLVVDDAIVVVENIHRHIEEGLTPFDAAIKGAHELVGPVIAMTITLAAVYAPIGLQSGVTGALFREFAFTLAGSVLVSGFVALTLSPMLSAKLLRHNPNPKGIEHFLDVTFTKLRTRYENFLDHVLNTRVAVVLVAVLIFASLVPFFLMTKKELAPAEDRGFVLGIIGGAPNATLEQTQLYTGKLNPMVTDALTEARVRFMILGFDPTTGLANPSGGMMGLVLKPWEQRTRSAAQVAAATTALAGNVSGLKLAAVLPPSLPGAGSGLPVQFVISSTADHAQILEVANELMQRALASGKFVYADNSLKYDMPQADLVIDKDKAAVLGIDMSQLSADLGSMLGGGYVNRFSIQGRAYKVTPQVTRVSRLTPEQLGNYYISTGKGKLVPLSSIAKIEQTTQPRALERFQQLNSATLGLVPRPGVSLGEALDWLNAEAKQVFPAGFTADYKGELRQYVQEGSSLMTAFALAIVVIFLVLAAQYESWRDPFIIMMAVPLSLAGAMVFLFLGAATMNIYTQVGLITLVGLITKHGILMVEFANTLQEQGHSVREAIEHAAGTRLRPILMTTAAMVLGVLPLVVAKGAGAEARFSMGLVIATGMSIGTLFTLFVVPVFYTLIAKDRQAEAKAQAALPAAAPHAAH, from the coding sequence ATGCGCTTCACCGACCTCTTCATCCGCCGTCCGATTCTCGCGACGGTGGTCAACCTCTTCCTACTGCTCGGCGGTTGGCTCGCCTTCAAGGCGATGGTCGTGCGGCAATACCCGCAGACCAACAACGCCGTCGTGAAGGTCACCACGTCGTATCCCGGCGCCAGCGCCGACCTCATCCGCGGCTACATCACCACGCCGCTCGAGCGCGAGATCGCCTCGGCCGACGGCCTCGACTACGTCGAATCCGTCAGCGGTCCCAACGTCTCCGTCATCACCGCCAAGCTGCGTCTCAACTACGACCCGAACGCCGCGCTCACGCAAATCACCTCCAAGGTGAACCGCGTGCGCAGCGAGCTGCCCGCCGCCGCCGAAGATCCGATCTTCGACGTCGCCGTCGGCGAGACCACCGCGTCGATGTATCTGAGCTTCTCCAGCGAGACGCTCGCCGCCAACCAAATCACCGACTACCTCGTCCGCGTCGTGCAGCCCAAGCTCTCGACGGTCGAGGGCGTGCAGAAGGTCGACATCCTCGGCGGCCGCACCTTCGCCATGCGCATCTGGCTCAAGGACGACCGCATGGCCGCGCTCGGCCTCAGTGCCGCCACCGTCCGCGCCAAGCTCGCCTCGCAGAACTACCTTTCCGCCGTCGGCCAGACCAAGGGCGCGATGATTTCCGTCAACCTCACGGCCAAAACCGACCTGCACACCGCGGAGGAATTCCGCCAGATCGTCATTGCCGAGAAGGACGGCCGCATCGTCCGCCTCGGCGACATCGCCGACGTCGTGCTCGGCGCCGAGGACTACAGCTCCAACCTCACCTTCAACGGCCTGACCGCGACCGGCATGAGCATCAGCGTGCTGCCGACCGCCAACTCCATCGACGTCATCAAGCGCGTGCGCGCCGTCTGGCCCGACCTCGTCAGCCAGTTCCCCACCGGCCTCCAAGCCAACATCCTCTACGACGCCACGGAGTTCATCAACTCATCCATCTCCGAAGTCATCCACACGCTCGTCGAAGCGATGATCATCGTCATCATCGTGATCTACCTCTTCCTCGGTTCGTTCCGCTCCGTCGTCATCCCGATCGTCGCGATCCCGCTCTCGCTCGTCGGCTGCGGCATCCTAATGCTCGCGATGGGCTTCTCGATCAACCTGCTGACCCTGCTCGCCATGGTGCTGGCGATCGGCCTCGTCGTCGACGACGCGATCGTGGTCGTGGAAAACATCCACCGCCACATCGAGGAAGGCCTCACGCCCTTCGACGCCGCGATCAAGGGTGCGCACGAACTCGTCGGCCCCGTCATCGCCATGACGATCACGCTCGCCGCCGTCTATGCGCCGATCGGCCTGCAATCCGGCGTCACCGGCGCGCTTTTCCGCGAGTTCGCCTTCACGCTCGCCGGCTCCGTGCTCGTGTCGGGTTTCGTGGCGCTGACGCTGTCGCCCATGCTCAGCGCCAAGCTGCTGCGGCATAACCCGAACCCGAAAGGCATCGAGCACTTCCTCGACGTCACGTTCACGAAACTCCGCACGCGCTACGAAAACTTCCTCGATCACGTGCTCAACACCCGCGTCGCCGTCGTGTTGGTTGCCGTGCTCATCTTCGCGAGCCTCGTGCCGTTCTTCCTGATGACCAAGAAGGAGCTGGCACCCGCCGAGGACCGCGGCTTCGTGCTCGGCATCATCGGCGGCGCGCCGAACGCCACGCTCGAGCAAACGCAGCTCTACACCGGAAAACTGAATCCGATGGTCACCGACGCGCTGACCGAAGCCCGCGTGCGGTTCATGATTCTCGGCTTCGATCCGACGACCGGCCTCGCCAATCCGTCCGGCGGCATGATGGGTCTCGTGCTCAAGCCCTGGGAGCAGCGCACCCGCAGCGCCGCACAAGTCGCCGCCGCCACCACAGCGCTCGCCGGCAACGTCTCCGGCCTGAAGCTCGCCGCGGTGCTCCCGCCATCACTGCCCGGCGCCGGCAGCGGCCTGCCCGTGCAGTTCGTCATCAGCTCGACCGCCGATCACGCGCAAATCCTCGAGGTCGCCAACGAGCTCATGCAGCGCGCCCTGGCCAGCGGTAAATTCGTCTATGCGGACAACAGCCTCAAATACGACATGCCGCAGGCCGACCTCGTCATCGACAAGGACAAGGCCGCCGTGCTCGGCATCGACATGTCGCAGCTCAGCGCCGACCTCGGCTCGATGCTTGGCGGCGGCTACGTGAACCGCTTCTCGATCCAAGGCCGCGCCTACAAGGTCACGCCGCAAGTCACGCGCGTCTCGCGCCTCACGCCCGAACAGCTCGGCAATTACTACATCTCGACCGGCAAGGGCAAACTGGTGCCGCTCTCCAGCATCGCAAAAATCGAGCAAACCACGCAGCCGCGCGCGCTGGAACGTTTCCAGCAGCTCAACTCCGCCACGCTCGGCCTCGTGCCGCGCCCCGGCGTCTCGCTCGGCGAAGCGCTCGACTGGCTGAACGCCGAAGCGAAGCAGGTTTTCCCCGCCGGTTTCACCGCCGACTACAAGGGCGAACTCCGCCAATACGTCCAGGAAGGCAGCTCGCTCATGACCGCGTTCGCGCTCGCGATCGTCGTCATCTTCCTCGTGCTCGCCGCCCAATACGAAAGCTGGCGCGACCCGTTCATCATCATGATGGCCGTGCCGCTCTCGCTCGCCGGTGCGATGGTGTTCCTCTTCCTCGGTGCCGCGACGATGAACATCTACACGCAGGTCGGCCTCATCACGCTCGTCGGCCTCATCACCAAGCACGGCATTCTCATGGTGGAGTTCGCGAACACCCTGCAGGAACAAGGCCACAGCGTCCGTGAGGCGATCGAACACGCCGCCGGCACGCGTCTGCGCCCGATCCTCATGACCACCGCCGCCATGGTGCTCGGCGTGCTCCCGCTCGTCGTCGCCAAGGGCGCCGGCGCCGAGGCGCGCTTCAGCATGGGCCTCGTCATCGCGACCGGCATGTCGATCGGCACGCTCTTCACGCTCTTCGTGGTGCCGGTGTTCTACACGCTCATCGCGAAAGACCGCCAGGCCGAGGCCAAAGCCCAAGCGGCACTGCCCGCCGCCGCTCCGCACGCCGCGCATTAA